The DNA region ATCCTTCCAATGCTTACAGCACCCAGCTAGATCTGTTACCCTAAACTCCAAAACAGTATTCTTGTTTGATTTCTATGAAGGGATCTTTGGTTTTTAACAAGGTCTATTGCATCTCAGGGTAACCATTGTgatcaggtacatatataactGTTGTGATCCTTAGTAAATTACTGGTGTCCTAGACAAGGAAAGTGGATACCTGTGGGTAATACCTGTGTAGGGATGAGGTCTACATGTACGTAGAGCAATAAATAGTTACGAGATAAGAATCAGTCTAGAAATGGTGCAACACAAAATGATCTTATCCATTTTATCGAACTACAACGGAAGCCATCAGCAGGTGTTAATAGTGAAAACTCGCTGCATAAACGCAGACTGAAAATGGAGAAAGCTTTTGATGTTTGAAGTTCACTATATCATACCAATGGTTGATTTATGTTAAAGTTTTCGCAATCATACAAATAGTTAATTTATTTCTTCCAAAGTCCACTCAGTCATGCAAGCGTTTGATCTATATGTATCTAAAGCTTTACAAGTGATATATTTATATCCATAGCTAGCACAATCCTacaaatgtttgatttatttctatAGCTTGTATGAttacataaatgttttaattcttaATTGAAACAATTTATAGAAATGCCTACTATATATTAGTATGGTCAGTGTGGATTTGGTGTTTACAATGGTCAGTGtggatttgttgttgtttacaatGGTCAGTGTGGATTTGCTGTTTACAATGGTCAGTGTGGATTTGCTGTTTACAATGGTCAGTGTGGATTTGCTGTTTACAATGGTCAGTGTGGAtttgttgatttgttttttACAATTACGAGTGTCGATTTGCCGTTATTTACAATGGTCAGTGTGgatttgttgttatttacaaTGGTCAGTGtggatttgttgttgtttacaatGGTCACTGTGGATTTGTTGTTACTTACAATGGTCACTGTGGATTTGTTGTTACTTACAAAGGTGAGTGTGGATTTGCTGTTGTTTACAATGGTCAGTGTCGATTTGTTGTTACTTACAAAGGTGAGTAtggatttgttgttgtttacaatGGTCAGTGTGGATTTGTTGTTACTTACAATGGTCAGTGTGGATTTGTTGTTACTTACAAAGGTGAGTGTGGATTTGTTGATTTGTTGTTTACAATGGTGAGTGTGGATTTGCCGTTATTTACAATGGTCAGTGTGGATTTGTTATTACTTACAATGGTCAGTGTGGATTTGTTGTTACTTACAAAGGTGAGTGTGGATTTGTTGATTTGTTGTTTACACTGGTGAGTGTGGATTTGCCGTTATTTACAATGGTCAGTGTGGATTTGTTGATGTTTACAATGGTCAGTGtggatttgttgttgtttacaatggtcagtatggatttgttgttgtttacttaCAATGGTCAGTGTGGATTTGTTGTTACTTACAATGGTCAATGTGGATTTACTGTTGTTTAAAATGGTCGGTGTGGATTTATTGTTGTTCACAATGGTCGATGTGAATTTGTGGTTGTTTACAATGGTCAGTAtggatttgttgttgtttacaatGGTCAGTGTGGATTTGTTGTTACTTACAAAGGTGAGTGTGTGATTTTTTTGTGGATTTGATTTGTTGTTTACAATGGTGAGTGTGGATTTGCCGTTATTTACAATGGTCAGTGTGgatttgttgtttttacaaTGGTCAGTGTGGATTTGTTGTTACTTACAATGGTCAGTGTGGATTTTTGTTGTACTTACAATGGTCAGAGTGtgaatttgttgttgttgtttacaatGGTCAGTGTGgatttgttgttatttacaaTGGTCAGTGTGGATTTGTTGTTACTTACAATGGTCAGTGTGGATTTGTTGTTACTTACAATGGTCAGTGtggatttgttgttgtttacaatggtcagtatggatttgttgttgttgacaaTGGTCAGTATGGatttgttagctcacctggtccgaaggaccaaggtgagcttatgccataccgtggcgtccggcgtccggcgtccgtcgtccgtcgtccgtccgtccgtccgtccgtccgtccgtcaacaatcgacttcttctccataaccgctggtcagatttcaacaaaatttgactggtagcatccttatgggctactaactgaaaattgtacaaatgatggggctgaccctcaggggcctgaggggaggggctgggccaaaaggggtcaatttggctatttccatataaacgacttcttctctgaaactaagcatgagatagcactcataatgcaatggtagcatctttatagggtggggattcaaaattgtacaaatgatgtggctgaccccccaggggcctgaggggcggggtcaaaaggggtcaatttggctattttcatataaacgacttcttctctgaaaaccaagcatgggatagcacccataaatgcaatggtagcatccttatagggtggggattcaaaattgtacaaatgatggggctgaccccccggggggcctgaggggcggggtcaaatggggtcaatttggctatttccatataaacgacttcttctctgaaactaagcatgagatagcactcataatgcaatggtagcatcttttatagggtggggattcaaaattgtacaaatgatgtggctgaccccccaggggcctgaggggcggggtcaaaaggggtcaatttggctatttttcatacaaacgacttcttctctgaaaccaagcatgggatagcacccataatgcaatggtagcatccttacagggtggggattcaaaattgtacaaatgatggggctgacccccgggggcctgagggcagggtcaaaaggggccaatttggctatttccatataaacgacttcttctctgaaactaagcatggtatagcacccataatgcaatggtagcatctttatagggtggggattcaaaattgtgcaaatgatggggctgacccccagggggcctgaggggcggggtcaaaagtggccaatttggctatttccatataaacgacttcttctctgaaactataAGCAttgtatagcacccataatacaatggtagtatactatagtgtggggattcaaaattgtgcaaatgatagggctgaccccccgggggcctgaggggcggggtcaaaagtggtcaatttccatataaatgactttttctcgctcataatgcaatggttacatccttatagggtttggattcaaaattttgcaaatgatggggctgatttGGTGAGTGTGGATttgttatttgttgtttacaatGTGGTGATTTGTGATTTACAATGGTGAGTTTTGTTGTTTTACAATGGTCAGTgtggattttgtttgtttacaatgGTCAGTGTGgatttgttgtgttgtttacaatggtcagtatggatttgttgttgtttttacaatGGTCAGTGtggatttgttgttgtttacaatGGTCAGTGtggatttgttgttgtttacaatggtcagtatggatttgttgttgtttacaatGGTCAGTGTGgatttgttgttatttacaaTGGTCAGTGTGGATTTGTTGATTTGTTGTTTACAATGGTGAGTGTTATTTACAATGGTCAGTGTTGgatttgttattgtttacaaTGGTCAGTTGTTTGGATTTTGTTGTTTACAACATTGGATTTGTTGTTACAAAGGTGAGTGTGGATTTGTTGATTTGTTGTTTACAATGGTGAGTGTGGATTTGCCGTTATTTACAATGGTCAGTGTGGATTTGTTGTTACTTACAATGGTCAGTGTGGATTTGTTGATTTGTTGTTACTTACAATGGTCTGTGGAGTGTGgatttttgtttacatgtcaTGGATTTGTACAATGGTCAGTtggatttgttgttgtttacaatGGTCAGTGtggatttgttgttgtttacaatGGTCAGTGtggatttgttgttgtttacttaCAATGGTCAGTGTGGATTTATTGTTGTTTACAATGGTCGATGTGAATTTGTGGTTGTTTACAATGGTCagtatgtatttgttgttgtttacaatGGTCAGTGTGGATTTGTTGTTACTTACAAAGGTGAGTGTGGATTTGTTGATTTGTTGTTTACAATGGTGAGTGTGGATTTGACGTTATTTACAATGGTCAGTGTGGATTTGTTGTTACTTACAATGGTCAGTGTGGATTTGTTGATTTGTTGTTTACAATGGTGAGTGTGGATTTGCTGTTATTTACAATGGTCAGTGtggatttgttgttgtttacaatGGTCAGTGtggatttgttgttgtttacaatggtcagtatggatttgttgttgtttacaatggtcagtatggatttgttgttatttacaaTGGTCAGTGTGGATTTGTTGTTACTTACAATGGTCAGTGTGGATTTACTGTTGTTTAAAATGGATCGGTGTGGATTTATTGTTGTTCACAATGGTCGATGTGAATTTGTGGTTGTTTACAATGGTCagtatgtatttgttgttatttacaaTGGTCAGTGtggatttgttgttgttttattatggtcAGTCTggattgttgttgtttacaaTGGTCAGTCTGAATTTGTTGTTTACAATGGTCAGTATGGATTTGTTGATGTTTACAATGGTAAATTAATTGCCCCAGAAAGACATATCTAGACAGGTGGCCGATGTTATCCAGGCAGAAGGCTGTTAGCACACATGGTCTTTAAAGAAAGTGTATTGGCCTTTCTGACAAGGTCAAGGTCGAACCAAGCTTTGGCTTCAACAGACAATATTGAAGATTCGGGATAAACAACACGTCATTTTTATGCTGAAGTCATCAAGAAAATTACTTTCAGGCAAGCTCGGGAGATTTTTACATGTTCTCTTAAGCTGAAGTACACTGGTGCCTTTCGTTTCATCAAACTCCAGACTTGATTTCCGAGCTCACAACTTGAATACACACCAGGGATAGAAGGTTCTCAAATATTATTGTGCTGTTTTTATGACTTGAGATATTCCCTATGTGCATCAAAAGCTTGGTAATAAATTGGTGATATGTCTGGTTCTCAGCTTGTTTGTATTGTCAGAATCGTATATTGGAAACATACTAGAATATTAATTTAGGGGTCTAGCTACCGAGTGGTTGTTTGGGctgtttttatcattaattactGCGAGTGTGTTATTGTGTAGACCAGACCAAGGGCAGGTGTACTAAGTACAGACATTTATAGGGTAACTTCTAATTGAAGAGCTGTGTAcagatgataatgataattcagAGAGGGCAAACAGTATACTGTGGAATCTACTGATTTACATTTCACCCAAATCAACAAGTAAAGATGAGAATGTTTGTAGAATATCTCCTGATTCGCTTGCTTACTGATGGATAATAGTTATTGTAAACGCACAGTAAAAAAAACGAAGGGAAAACCAAGACTCGATGATTTGAAGCACATACATGTAAACAGTGTATGCAcaaataatcaattttttttttatcatttggaAATAGTAGCATACTTCATTATTTTACCATTCTTGTTCTTTTATtctaattgtttgttttaatttcttctCCATCCCCATATAATGTTATAACTGGTACAGATACTTACAGGACAGTACATAACAGAGTGATCTCCCCTTTAATAAGCAATTATTAGATTTCATAAACGTAATAGATATTTCTCAAGATGATGAAAATAAACTGATCTATCTTTAATTTTTTGTACACAatgtatacatgataatattttcctatcaCAATCATAGCTCTATCTTACCATCAATCAAAGGTGTTCAATCTATTCTCATCTCACCTCCCCCATAACCAAACCTACAGACAACACTTATATATGTGGTGTGAAGATATAAACATTTGCCCGTCTCAATCACAAACCATATTGAGTATTCTAGACCTTCTTAAAGTATTTTCAAGTCCTAAAGAGTTCCAAATATCACCATGGTGAGATTAAGCAAGAATACTTAATCTCATTTTAAATCAATGATCTTAGTGAAAGATTTAAAAAGATAGTGTTCATCAGCATGTCCATCATTCTTCTATGTAATCTCAAACTTTCAACTTTCAGAAATTGAAGTGAACCATTCTTCATTTGTCTCCAAgacatatacattgttattCTTGCTGTTGATATTTAGGTTTCAGACCCCAGAAAAgcttgaaatatatttatttccaAGTTGTTTTCACACACATCTAAGAAGAAAAATGTGCAACCCCTGTAAATTTCACCATTTGAAATGCATTCCAGTGATATTGGATACTATAATGAcccattaatttgtttttctataTATAGAACATTGATCAAATGGAGCTGTTAACAGCAGTAATTCCAAACAAATTTTGTCAATCTATCAAACGCGTGAAGCTTCGTCACGGAGATAATACCTTTTCTGGCAAGACTGCAATGATTTTcctgtattttttatttatttatttaattttttttgtggGGGCGGAAGCGAGATGGATTTTGATGGAGATAAAACTGCTCAGTGCCATCAGACAGTGTAAATTTAGGTAAAGTTGGAGTCCAAGGAGATAGGCTTATCTGTTGGCTTGTGACCTGGGGAGTCTAACATACACTGGATTTACACTCAACACACACCTCCATTATATACCCACTTAAATGTCAaatttagagctagaaaattaTCTGGCAATAAAAAGAAGGAAGTGAGGTTATCTAAAGTGAGGAATAGTAGATTGAGGCTGACTCACTCACGACTAAACCTCGACTAAACCCTGGGGCTCATGTACCCAAAGCTATTGAACTAGTATGAAATAACATTGCAAACAATGTCGGTCCATTTCCAACCAATTACCGTGTAGCCATATATTTCCCTTCCATGCATAATTCTAAATGGTTTGCTGTGTTTCTGCCAGTTTTATTCCCACAGATACTATCTGGAAACCATTCTCCGTTTGAAATAGTTCTTTGAATAAAGCGCTGATATCTGCTGAATTCTGTGTTCTGTGTATTGGTATTTGGTGAAATGGAAATCTTTCTtgtcaggttttttttctgaGGTGCAAAGATGTAGCTGATGCAATGCATCAGGCCTGTGGTATTGTTTTTAAGATAATGGAGAGTAGAGTACTATAGCCATTTTATCTGATTTGTAAAAATACTGGAACATGTTTGATTAAAAGCCTGTTAGAAACAACTTAAGATATGGACATTTTcagtttaaattaaaaaaataatgtttcctGCGCACcagtaaaattatttttcactATGATTTAATTCTGAATTGAATTCTAATTGTTAAAAAGCCAAAAAACCTAGCATATAGCATCTAATATAAAATGTCTGTacatataaatgaccttgatcttcattcatttttaaatggGTCCAAAAATGCTAAAATGCTTCAAATATTTAGATAAAGGACTGTTTTTAATGTATAACATTGACCTACATTCGTTGTAACAGAAAACTCGCTCAAATATGcttaattatttaaattcagCCCCAATAAAACCAAGAGGCCATCTGTCCTGATACTCTTTCTTAGTATACTGTggtgaagggctaccaagtttgtttaaataaatgaccttgaccttcattcaaggtcatagggctGTGATATTAAATGTTGTATGGTGAAAgacttccaagtttgttcaaataaatgaccttgaccttcatcaaGGTCATAGGGCTGTGTTATTGAATGTTGTATGGTGAAAgacttccaagtttgttcaaatgaatgaccttgaccttcattcaaggtcatagggctGTGATTTTGAATGTTGTATGGTGATGgacttccaagtttgttcaaatgattgaccttgcctattgatatgtatttatagaTGAAGGTCGAGACGCTATAGACGATGAGAATGGTCTGCCAGTTTTACTAGACCTGATGAGAAGCCATCTGAAGAATGAAGATCCTGCAGCCAGTCGGCTACGCCTGACTGCCTGTGGTTATCTCCTGAATGTCACCAACACTAATGGTAGGTCAATCACGTACATCAACATCATTGATtataataaaaagattttttttaagtagGAGTTACACAGAAATCTGTGGAAGAATCGAGACAATGTGTAGTTCGAGGcccaaaataacaaaaatattttttatgaagaCCTCTTCTAATTGCATTTTGCATATTGCAAGTTATAGGTATTTAAACGTTTCATTTTCTGCTTGAGAGAGAACAATACTGAATCAtgcaatcttaatgaaattctCCAGAAACCAAAATTGATGATTCTATTGTTTTCATCCCCTTAAGCCCAGATCTAAAGTAGTGATAGGTCATATATGAATCGGGCATTAAATAGTATCAATAAGTCCTTTTTATACGTTTTGTAGAGAAGATGTTGGAGAAAGCACTAACAGAGGGCGCCCTCGACCTCCTGGAACAGTATGTCTGGCAGCACCGTGATGACAAGGAGATGTGTAATATGGCACTACTAGCCATAGGCAGCTTTGTCGACACTGGTAAATATAATACCTTTTAAGTTAAGCgaaatgtttctaaaaaaaTTAGTATTTGTtggaaaataaagataattcaACCCTAATAACTCTAACTTGAATAACTAAATACCACATTTAATTCAAAGTTTTTTGTTACTTATGTAGAATTTTATTTACTGATTATTACAGTAATTCATCTATTGTTGTAAAGTGGTTAGCTGTGCAGCTAATgttgtttatttcaatatcagCATCAAGCATTACCGTAGGtaacaaacattatatttacagaacTGTGTCAACACAAACTCCAATCCTCAACACTATGTAACACTGTAGTAAGTCTACTGGACACCAAACTAGCCGACTGCTACGAAAACATGATCCTCGAACTCTTCATCAGcctttctgaaataggtaagtgttgtaacacttgtatggtATGGAGAAAGAAGGTATTTACTCAAATACAATTCTTTTTTACTTTCACAAATCTTCCCCTGAAATACTTTTGAACCCTCTAATTCCAAGTCTTGatcagttcattatgaattatAGGGGTGGATGAGTAGAATTATAGGGTTGAATGGAGAGGTAGTTTTGATGCCATAAATCTTTCTATTCAATTTCACTGGTAATCCAGTAGATGCAGAACAGACCTCATCCTTTCTCAGTCTTAAAGATATAAAGATATTACTACTGGAAGAATTGCCAAAAACATAACCAGCCACATATATACTTCAaacaattattacatgtatatgtcccTGGTATTTGCATCTTATAACTTTAAAGGAAATACATGGAAATAATCTTCTAATTTTTGCAGTTTGATTTATTGTGTTGTTGGGATATTTCAGATGATTTGAAGGATATACTAGCCGATACCAATCTTAGCAGCCATCTCATTCGCATCATCCAATCAAACACGGGTCGTCTTGACGATGGAAGTCAACAAACAGTCAAAATGGCCTCAGACCTTCTTGTCCTACTATTGACAGGAGgtaagataatttattgtcaatCCCCAGTGTGACattgtttgttttgatgaatCACCTTGAGTTGAAAGGTTCAAATATGTCAAATGCAGATGTTTTGATGAATCACCTTGACCTTTAAGTTGAAAGGTTCAAATATGTCAAATGTATCAATTTGAGCACATATCAACAGCCCTTTTAACCTGAGAATGATAAATgtatttgcaataaaaaattTATGTTGCATAAGAACTTTTCACAAATCTTGCAACAATCTATGTATAATTGAATATTGAaggaaattattaaaaattgtttttgctCTTTTATCCATTTTACAAATGTTGTTTATAGATAAGAGTATGGAGGTGATGTTCAGTAAAGGGGAGGGGCTTGTCTTTGTGGAGACGGTGAAATGGCTGGAAAGTGACTCGGCCCACTTACAGCTGTCTGCTGCACTTGCCATTGGAAATTTTGCTCGTCGAGGTAAGACAGGATATAGTCAAAACAATAGTTCAAAAGCGACCAAAAACagatgaaaaacaaaacaatacttCAAACGCGACCAAAAACAGAAGAGGAAAAAAAACCAGTTTAAACAGAACAAAATAGGGggaaaaaacacaacaatagATTAAACAGgataaaatcaaaaacaaaaaaaaagggTTGATTAGGGAACACTATgtggaaaaaaaacattgtttaaatttAATGAAGGcacaatttataaaatacacACATGTATCTTTATTGAGTAAAAATATCAGATTTCTGTagttgaatttgttttatcttGCAGATGAACACTGTCAGAAGCTAGTTGAACAGGGAATAGTAGAAAAGCTGTTGAACGTTATTAGAGCGCAAAGTAACGCTGATGGTGACATCACTCTCCAACACGCTGTACTCAGTGCTCTCCGTAACCTTGCCATACCCGGTAAGTATTAGGACACAAAGTAACGCTGATGGTGACATTACTCTCCAACACGCTGTTCTCAGCGCTCTCCGTAACCTTGCCATACCCGGTAAGTATTAGGACACAAAGTAACGCTGATGGTGACATCACTCTCCAACACGCTGTACTCAGTGCTCTTCGTAACCTTGCCATACCCGGTAAGTATTAGGACACAAAGTAACGCTGATGGTGACATCACCTTCCAACACGCTGTACTCAGCGCTCTCCATAACCTTGCCATACCGGTAAGTATTAGGACACAAAGTAACTCTGATGGTGACATCACCTTCCAACACGCTGTACTCAGCGCTCTCCGTAACCTTGCCATACCCGGTAAGTATTAGGACACAAAGTAACTCTGATGGTGATATCACTCTCCAACACGCTGTACTCAGCGCTCTCCGTAACCTTGCCATACCTGGTAAGTATTAGGACACAAAGTAACTCTGATGGTGACATCACCTTCCAACACGCTGTACTCAGCGCTCTCCGTAACCTTGCCATACCGGTAAGTATTAGGACACAAAGTAACTCTGATGGTGATATCACTCTCCAACACGCTGTACTCAGCGCTCTCCGTAACCTTGCCATACCCGGTAAGTATTAGGACCAAAGTAACGCTGATGGTGATATCACTCTCCAACACGCTGTACTCGCTCTCCGTAACCTTGCCATACCCGTAAGTATTAGGACACAAAGTAACGCTGATGGTGACATCACTCTCCAACACGCTGTACTCAGCGCTCTCCGTAACCTTGCCATACCCGGTAAGTATTAGGACACAAAGTAACTCTGATGGTGACATCACTCTCCAACACGCTGTACTCAGCGCTCTCCGTAACCTTGCCATACCTGGTAAGTATTAGGACACAAAGTAACTCTGATGGTGACATCACCTCTCCAACACGCTGTACTCAGCGCTCTCCGTAACCTTGCCATACCTGGTAAAGTATTAGGACACAAAGTAACGCTGATGGTGACATCACTCTCCAACACGCTGTACTCAGTGCTCTTCGTAACCTTGCCATACCCGGTAAGTATTAGGACACAAAGTAACGCTGATGGTGACATCACCTTCCAACACGCTGTACTCAGCGCTCTCCATTACCTTGCCATACCTGGTAAGTATTAGGACACAAAGTAACGCTGATGGTGACATCACCCTCCAACACGCTGTACTCAGCGCTCTCCGTAACCTTGCCATACCCGGTAAGTATTAGGACACAAAGTAACGCTGATGGTGACATCACTCTCCAACACGCTGTACTCAGCGCTCTCCGTAACCTTGCCATACCCGGTAAGTATTAGGACACAAGGTAACGCTGATGGTGACATCACCTTCCAACACGCTGTACTCAGTGCTCTCCGTAACCTTGCCATACCCGATAAGTATTAGGACACAAAGTAACGCTGATGGTGACATCACTCTCCAACACGCTGTACTCAGTGCTCTCCGTAACCTTGCCATACCCGGTAAGTATTAGGACACAAGGTAACGCTGATGGTGACATCACTCTCCAACACGCTGTACTCAGCGCTCTCCGTAACCTTGCCATACCCAGTAAGTATTAGGACACAAAGTAACGCTAATGGTGACAACACCCTCCAACACGCTGTACTCAGCGCTCTCCGTAACCTTGCCATACCCAGTAAGTATTAGGACAGAAAGTAACGCTGATGGTGACATCACTCTCCAACACGCTGTACTCAGTAAGTAATAGGTCAGTATCCTATGATTGATTCAGTGAGATGTAATGATGGAGTAGATGTCCTTGTGGTGTCGCCAActgtatgcttcagtgagatagcactataaattgGAACTATTTTTAAACATTCTCTGAAAATCCCTGCCCATCTCTAGTCCTCaactaaaaatgattttaatgcaTTAACTGATATTTTCATGTTACAGTGAGTAACAAAAGTATCCTGCTGAAGGCTGGAGTAATAGATGTTGTCCTGTGTCTGATGCCATCGGAAACCATGGCTGTCGTCTTCAAACTCCTTGGTGTACTGCGCATGCTGATAGACAACCAAGGTAGGTAACTCTTGTGACCTGTCATGGAATGTGGAATAATGGATTGGTAGCATACTTCAAGGGAtgtgatttgaaattgtacaaaagacAGGGTTTGCTAAAGAGGCCTGAAAAACAAGGCCAGAATTTGGTAATTTGGTAAAATGAGTCAAGATTATATGATGAACAGTATAAAGGCACATATGATAACCTAACCTAGGGGTGCCAC from Argopecten irradians isolate NY chromosome 5, Ai_NY, whole genome shotgun sequence includes:
- the LOC138323681 gene encoding rap1 GTPase-GDP dissociation stimulator 1-like isoform X2; the encoded protein is MAEPEEYSEAVSLLENLQLSTTPDDLLPSLDAVLSFLQKFSGEDLDSHTHGFVECGILTELYKNLTQGTGDLQLKVVMVLAELAKSEPVRKACVDKGFVPLLLNMLKSSEDIILATQICRALGNICYEHDEGRDAIDDENGLPVLLDLMRSHLKNEDPAASRLRLTACGYLLNVTNTNEKMLEKALTEGALDLLEQYVWQHRDDKEMCNMALLAIGSFVDTELCQHKLQSSTLCNTVVSLLDTKLADCYENMILELFISLSEIDDLKDILADTNLSSHLIRIIQSNTGRLDDGSQQTVKMASDLLVLLLTGDKSMEVMFSKGEGLVFVETVKWLESDSAHLQLSAALAIGNFARRDEHCQKLVEQGIVEKLLNVIRAQSNADGDITLQHAVLSALRNLAIPVSNKSILLKAGVIDVVLCLMPSETMAVVFKLLGVLRMLIDNQEPAAVQLGKNREFVTRLVEWCDVDEHAGVKGEATRLLASLIKNSHSSDVMRNVIKAEGIEHLVAMTVSEHVVMQNEALVALTLIVSSVLEDVAMALKQSDLTESITSILQKEETIPEILCNTLKLTKIICSAGTLKEDIATSGIASLTEKLTNHQDEKVKEAAASLLNTIQILTTER